In Bacteriovorax stolpii, a single genomic region encodes these proteins:
- a CDS encoding chemotaxis protein CheA, translating into MDEFEKEVKLDFLTEALQLLDDSEQAFLALEGDKNNADLMNQIFRLAHNLKGTSRAVGFGDVAEFTHEFENLILKLKEGQLEITDAIVSLLLECNDHVSVMIRMLNMDLNSRFDSKEIIEKIQSALSGNLAAAPPAPAASAHAEEQQQEEETISAEDIALLESFEQNLNAPAEVLTMEQKEKRAESFFPGEKTAVAPAPVAVQPEAKHDEHKKAAAPAKGNSEDDSIRVSLSRVELLNNVVGELVIIQTMLNQHRDEVENPTMLKSLSHLAKLSKEIQNISMSLRMVPLKQTLQKMQRIVRDTSKTLGKKVHLELVGEETEIDKTVLEHLADPLVHIVRNAVDHGLETTEGRLASGKEEEGRVTIKAFHEGNSMVIEISDDGKGINPKIIREKAIEKGVISANATMSDDDIINLIFHPGFSTKDAVSEISGRGVGMDVVKTNIEKLSGEVKVISEIGKGSVFKVILPLTLAIIEGMVTKIGEERYIIPLGQVYESLSPTPDIVHHVNGVGDCLKIRGEVLPLFKISKALQRNMAEKPLHEQIAIIVNSDERNFAVLVDDILHQQQVVIKKLGDEIKNQKGFMGSTILGDGRPAFILDLMELFAGSMKKKKTNFIDEMAA; encoded by the coding sequence ATGGATGAATTTGAAAAAGAAGTTAAGTTAGATTTTTTAACAGAAGCACTTCAGCTCCTGGACGATTCAGAGCAGGCCTTCCTTGCACTCGAAGGAGACAAGAACAACGCTGATTTAATGAATCAGATCTTCAGGCTGGCACACAATCTGAAAGGAACTTCACGTGCAGTAGGATTTGGTGATGTGGCCGAGTTCACGCACGAGTTTGAAAACTTAATCTTAAAACTTAAAGAAGGTCAGTTAGAAATCACTGATGCCATCGTTTCACTTCTACTAGAGTGTAATGACCACGTGAGTGTCATGATCAGAATGCTGAACATGGATTTGAACTCGCGTTTTGATTCAAAAGAAATCATCGAGAAGATCCAGTCTGCATTAAGTGGAAACCTGGCAGCAGCACCACCTGCACCAGCGGCCTCTGCTCATGCTGAAGAACAACAACAAGAAGAAGAAACAATTTCAGCAGAAGATATCGCTCTTCTTGAAAGCTTTGAACAGAACCTGAATGCACCGGCAGAAGTTCTGACGATGGAGCAAAAAGAAAAGAGAGCAGAGTCTTTCTTTCCTGGAGAAAAGACGGCAGTAGCTCCGGCGCCAGTTGCCGTTCAGCCTGAAGCAAAACATGATGAACATAAAAAGGCAGCAGCTCCGGCAAAAGGAAACTCTGAAGACGATAGTATCCGCGTGAGTTTATCTCGCGTAGAACTTCTAAACAACGTTGTTGGAGAGTTAGTTATTATCCAAACGATGCTTAACCAGCACAGAGATGAAGTTGAGAATCCGACAATGCTAAAGTCGCTTTCTCACCTGGCAAAACTATCAAAAGAAATCCAGAACATTTCAATGAGCCTTCGTATGGTTCCATTAAAGCAGACACTGCAAAAAATGCAGAGAATTGTCCGCGATACATCGAAAACTCTTGGGAAGAAAGTTCACCTGGAGCTAGTAGGTGAAGAGACGGAAATTGATAAAACAGTTCTTGAGCATTTAGCAGACCCTCTTGTTCACATCGTAAGAAACGCAGTTGACCACGGTCTTGAAACGACTGAAGGTCGTCTGGCCAGCGGTAAAGAAGAAGAAGGAAGAGTGACGATTAAGGCCTTCCACGAAGGTAACAGTATGGTTATCGAGATCAGCGATGATGGTAAAGGGATCAACCCAAAAATCATCCGCGAAAAAGCGATTGAGAAGGGAGTTATCTCGGCCAACGCTACAATGAGCGATGACGATATCATCAACCTTATTTTCCACCCTGGTTTCTCGACGAAAGATGCGGTTTCTGAAATCTCAGGACGCGGTGTAGGGATGGACGTTGTTAAAACCAACATCGAAAAGCTTTCAGGGGAAGTAAAAGTTATCTCTGAAATCGGAAAAGGATCTGTGTTTAAAGTTATCCTGCCTCTGACTCTGGCAATCATCGAAGGGATGGTTACAAAGATCGGAGAAGAAAGATACATCATTCCTCTTGGACAAGTGTATGAATCACTTTCTCCAACACCAGACATCGTCCACCATGTTAATGGTGTAGGTGACTGTCTTAAGATCAGAGGAGAAGTTCTTCCATTATTTAAAATTTCAAAAGCTCTTCAGAGAAATATGGCAGAAAAACCTCTTCACGAGCAGATTGCCATCATCGTTAACTCTGATGAAAGAAACTTTGCAGTTCTGGTGGATGACATTCTTCACCAACAGCAGGTTGTTATTAAGAAACTTGGTGATGAGATTAAAAACCAGAAAGGGTTTATGGGAAGCACGA